The proteins below are encoded in one region of Eulemur rufifrons isolate Redbay chromosome 2, OSU_ERuf_1, whole genome shotgun sequence:
- the RPS15 gene encoding small ribosomal subunit protein uS19 has product MAEVEQKKKRTFRKFTYRGVDLDQLLDMSYEQLMQLYSARQRRRLNRGLRRKQHSLLKRLRKAKKEAPPMEKPEVVKTHLRDMIILPEMVGSMVGVYNGKTFNQVEIKPEMIGHYLGEFSITYKPVKHGRPGIGATHSSRFIPLK; this is encoded by the exons ATG GCGGAAGTGGAGCAGAAGAAGAAGCGGACATTCCGCAAGTTCACCTACCGCGGCGTGGACCTGGACCAGCTGCTGGACATGTCCTA CGAGCAGCTGATGCAGTTGTACAGTGCGCGCCAGCGGCGGCGGCTGAACCGGGGCCTGCGCCGCAAGCAGCACTCACTGCTGAAGCGCCTGCGCAAGGCCAAGAAGGAGGCACCACCCATGGAGAAGCCTGAGGTGGTGAAGACGCACCTGCGGGACATGATCATCCTGCCCGAGATGGTGGGCAGCATGGTGGGCGTCTACAACGGCAAGACTTTCAACCAGGTGGAGATCAAG CCCGAGATGATTGGCCACTACCTGGGGGAGTTCTCCATCACCTACAAGCCGGTGAAGCACGGCCGGCCCGGCATCGGTGCCACCCACTCCTCCCGCTTCATCCCCCTCAAGTAG